ATCAGCCGCCTCTCCTATCTCCTGATGCTCACCGCGCTCGCGATCAGCCCGGTGTCGTACGTCGCGCCGGCGCGCGAGACGGGGATCCTCTTCGGCACGCTGCTCGGGGCGCGAGTGCTGGCGGAAGGACAGGGACAACGACGTGCGGTCGGCGCTGCCGCGATGGTCGTGGGGATCGTGCTGCTCGCGCTCGGCTGACCACCCAAGTACGGTTCGCGCGATGCGCATGAGGACGGCGACCATCGCGTTCGGCGGCTTCGTGATCCTCGGGCTGCCGACGGGGATGCTCGGCATCGCCTGGCCGTTCATGCGCGCGGAGCTCGATGCCCCGCTCGCGGGACTGGGCGTCGTGCTCGCCGCGATGACGGTGACCGAGTTCGGTTCGAGCGCTCTCTCAGGGATTGTTCGCGCGCGATTCGGCACGATCGCGCTGCTGCTCCTGCCGGCCGCGCTCGCGGCGGGCGGGATCCTGCTGTTCACGCTGGCACAGACGTGGACGACGATCATCCTCGCCGCGGCCGTCCTGGGCGCGGGTCTCGGCCTGCTCGACGCGGCGTTCAACACCGAAGTCGCCCTCCGGCGGGGCATCCGCTTCATGGGCGCGCTCCACGCGTCGTGGGCCGTCGGCGCAACGCTCGGACCGCCGCTCATCGGGCTCGTGCTTGTCGTTGCGGGCTCCTGGCGGCTCGGCTATGCGATCGCGGCGCTGGCCTTCGTGTCGTTCGCGATCGCGACGTATCTCGCGCGTGGTGACCTTGCGGCGACTCCCGAAAGCGAAGACGCGCCGATCGCGACGAGCGGCGCCCGCCGGGCATCGGTCATGGGCGGTGCTCTCATGTTCGTCTACGTCGGCATCGAGCTTGGCGCGGGGCAGTGGAGCTTCACGCGCCTGACCGTCGACGGAGCGCTCACCGACGGGCTCGCTGGTCTCGCGGTCTTCCTCTACTGGTCGGCGCTCGCGGCGGGTCGCATCGCGCTCGCGCTCTTCGGCGAACGGACCGAAGCGGCGCTGCTCGTCGATCTCAGCGTGGCCGGCGCGGTCGCGAGCGCGGTCGCCTTCTGGATCCTCCCGCCACCGATCGCCGCACTCCTCGCGCTGCCGAGCATCGGCCTTTCGCTCTCGGTGTTCGTGCCGCTACTCCTGTATCTCGTCCCGCGACGCGTGGGTCGCGCGGCGGCACCCCATGTGATCGGCTACCTGGTCGCGGCGGGCATGATCGGCGGTGCGGTCCTGCCCGCGGGCATCGGACTGGTGCTGCAAGCGACCGGCGTGTCGAGCCTTGGCATCTGCCTTACCGCGCTCGCGGCGACCTTTGGCGTCCTCAACCTCGCCGCACGCGGGCGATGACCCAAACGGCTGCCGGCTCGAGCTCCGGGCGGCGGAAGCGTCGCGGTCCAGAGCTTGGTGAAATCGGGGCTCCGCGACAGCGGCATGGTCGTATGAAGGTAGCCATGATCACTGGTGAGATTCCTGCACGCGCGGAACTGAACACCGAGCCCGAACACCGGATCCGCGGCCGCAGCCTTCGCGTTGTGCTCTTGGTCACGGTCGTGCTCTTGGTCGTCGGACTCGTCGTGCTCGCCGGGCTGTCGGGACTGGCCGCCGACCCGATGACCGGAACCTGAGGGGGCGGCTAGCGCTGGCGAGTTCCGCCACAGCACGCGAACATGGCGACGTGCAGTTGAGCGACAGCGGGCGGGCGCTCGTCGAAACGGCCCGAAGCGCGGCCATGATCACCCTCAGGCGCGACGGCAGCGCGCACGCGGTCCGCGTGGGGGTCGCGCTCGTCGATGGCAAGGTATGGAGCAGCGGGACCGCGGACCGCGTACGCACGCGTCACTTGCGCCGCGATCCGCGCTCGACACTGATCGTGTTCGCAGCCGGTCGCGAGGCGCTTACCCTCGAGGCGAGGGTCAACATCATCGAAGGACCCGACGTCCCGGAGCTGAGCTGGAAGCTCTTCTCGCTCATGCAGCGCGCGATGACGCCAGCTCCCCCGCCCGGACATCTCATGTGGTACGGCAAACTGAAGACGCGCGAGGAATTCCTTCAGGCGATGATCGCCGAGCGCCGGCTGATCTACGAGTTCGACGTCATCCGCGAGTACGGCGCGCAGCTTTAGCGGTGCGCATGGACAACGACCGTGCCTCGCGGCACGGTCGTCGTCGTCAGCGACGCGTTATGGCTTCCGGGGATCGTCCGCGGGATTCACATACGCGATCCCGCTGGGGCCGATGCCATGGACCTGCGTGATCGTCACGCCCTTCGCGAAGACGTAGTGCTGGGTCAGGGCCGGGATCAGGATGAACGAGCCGGTCGGCATCTCGATGGCTGTCTCGCGCTTGCCGCTCGTGCCCATGCCGACGACGAACGTGCCCTGGACCACGGTCACGTGCTCTTCGATCGGATGCTGATGCGGCGGCAACACGTATCCGTCAGGGAACTTGAGTCGCTGCGTGAACGGAACGCCGGCTTTGCTCGGATCGCCTTCCATCACCATGACTTCGAGGCCAGGCGGAAAGGCAGCCGATGCTTTTGCCCACACGAACGGCTGCGGGACCGAGTTGGCCGGCGTCAGCAGCATCGCGGGTGCCGCTGAGGCGACCGCCACCGTCGGTGCCGCCGTCGGCGCAGACGTCGCGACTGTGGGCGACGCCGCTCCGCCGCAGGAGCTCGCTACGAAGGCGGCCACGGTCGAGAACGCGAGCAGAGATGTGCGGAGCGCGCGCGGAGCGTTCATTCGTCCTCCTTAAGGTCGTGGCGACACATTCCTCCCTTCGCTCCGACGGCACATCCGGAAAACTACCGATATTCCGAGAAATAGCACCCGGCCGATGAGAATGGCTGAATGCAGGTGACCAGCCTTACAAAACGCGAGCGCGAAGTTGCCGCGTACGTCGCTGAAGGACTGACCAACCGCGACATCGCCGACCGGCTGGTGATCTCGGATCGGACGGTCGAGACGCACGTCGAGCACATCCGCAACAAGCTCGGCGTGCGATCGCGCGCTCAGGTCGCGACCTGGACCGTCACGGTCGGTGAGGTCACGGCAGCGCCTCTGTCGCGCGGCTCCGAGCACCGGGTCGTCACATGCCTGTTCGCCGACGTCGCGCCCTCGGCGGACCTCTCCGCACGGCTCGGCCCCGAGCGGACGAAGACCGTGATCGACCAGGCGCTCCAGGATCTGAGCGCGATCGCGACCGTGGAGGGGGCGGTCGTCGAAAAGTCCACCGGTGGCTCCTACTTCGCCATGTTCGGTGCCCCGGTCACACATTCGGACGATCCGACACGCGCCCTTCGAGCGGCCGAGAGCGCGATGCGCTGGGGCAGAGCGCATCCCGAGACCGCGGTGCGCATCGGCGTGGAGACCGGCGAGGTGCTTGTCGACCTGGACGCGATCGCGACGACCGGGGACGGCATGGCCTTTGGCAGCTG
This sequence is a window from Candidatus Limnocylindria bacterium. Protein-coding genes within it:
- a CDS encoding MFS transporter; the protein is MRMRTATIAFGGFVILGLPTGMLGIAWPFMRAELDAPLAGLGVVLAAMTVTEFGSSALSGIVRARFGTIALLLLPAALAAGGILLFTLAQTWTTIILAAAVLGAGLGLLDAAFNTEVALRRGIRFMGALHASWAVGATLGPPLIGLVLVVAGSWRLGYAIAALAFVSFAIATYLARGDLAATPESEDAPIATSGARRASVMGGALMFVYVGIELGAGQWSFTRLTVDGALTDGLAGLAVFLYWSALAAGRIALALFGERTEAALLVDLSVAGAVASAVAFWILPPPIAALLALPSIGLSLSVFVPLLLYLVPRRVGRAAAPHVIGYLVAAGMIGGAVLPAGIGLVLQATGVSSLGICLTALAATFGVLNLAARGR
- a CDS encoding pyridoxamine 5'-phosphate oxidase family protein — protein: MQLSDSGRALVETARSAAMITLRRDGSAHAVRVGVALVDGKVWSSGTADRVRTRHLRRDPRSTLIVFAAGREALTLEARVNIIEGPDVPELSWKLFSLMQRAMTPAPPPGHLMWYGKLKTREEFLQAMIAERRLIYEFDVIREYGAQL
- a CDS encoding DUF4437 domain-containing protein, which codes for MNAPRALRTSLLAFSTVAAFVASSCGGAASPTVATSAPTAAPTVAVASAAPAMLLTPANSVPQPFVWAKASAAFPPGLEVMVMEGDPSKAGVPFTQRLKFPDGYVLPPHQHPIEEHVTVVQGTFVVGMGTSGKRETAIEMPTGSFILIPALTQHYVFAKGVTITQVHGIGPSGIAYVNPADDPRKP